The DNA region CCAGTGCCGCACCATGCCGGTCTGGCTCAGCGTGAACGACACGAAGACACCGACGATGTAGAGCTGGATCAGCCGCGTCACCTCGGCGTCGAAGGCGACGATCAGGAGGATCGCGAACGCCGAGAGCAGGACGATGCCGTTGCTGTAGGCGAGCCGGTCGCCGCGGGTGTGCAGCTGCCGCGGCAGGTAGCGGTCCTGCGCCAGGATCGAGCCGAGGACCGGGAAGCCGTTGAACGCCGTGTTGGCCGCCAGCACGAGGATCAGCCCGGTGACCGTCGTCACGACGGCGGCCATCAGGGGCACGTTGCTGAACACCGACTTGGCGATCTGACCGATCACCGGGTCCTGCACGTACGTCAGGCCGTCGGGGTAGTTCTCGGTCGGCCCGAAGCGCACACCGGCCCGCGTCGCCTCGCCGGCCTGGCCGTCCAGGCGCAGCTGCTCGACGACGTTCTCGGCGTAGCGGAGCCCGCTGACCTTGGCCAGCACGATGATGCTCAGCAGCATGCTGACGGCGATGGTGCCCAGGAGCAGCAGAGTCGTGGCGGCGTTGCGCGACTTGGGCTTCTTGAACGCCGGCACGCCGTTGCTGATCGCCTCGACACCGGTCAGCGCGGCGCAGCCCGACGAGAAGGCCCGCAGCAGCAGGAACGCGCCGGCGATCCCGGCGATGCCGTCCTCGTAGCCCTCCTCCGGCACCAGGTCGAACTTCGCGCTGGAGACGTCGGGGAGGTCGCCGAGGAAGTATCGGCTGAACCCCCAGAGCGCCATGCCCAGGATGGCGACCATGAAGGCGTACGTCGGGACGGCGAACGCGGTGCCGGACTCGCGCACACCACGCAGGTTCGCCGCCATCAGCAGGATGACGGCGACCACCGCCACGACGACCTCGTGCCCCTGGAACGAGTCGATCGTCGAGGCGGCGTACTGCGCGGCCGACGAGATCGACACCGCCACCGTCAGGACGTAGTCGACGAGCAGGGCGCTCGCGACGGTCAGCCCCGGCGTCGGTCCCAGGTTGACGGTCGCGACCTCGTAGTCGCCGCCGCCGCTCGGGTAGGCGTGGACGTTCTGCCGGTAGGACGCGACGACCACCAGCATCACGAAG from Actinomycetes bacterium includes:
- a CDS encoding APC family permease, giving the protein MPQVTDAAKRLLLGRAMRSDRLHETLLPKRVALPVFASDALSSVAYAPDEVFLMLGVAGFSAYAFSWKIGLAVAFVMLVVVASYRQNVHAYPSGGGDYEVATVNLGPTPGLTVASALLVDYVLTVAVSISSAAQYAASTIDSFQGHEVVVAVVAVILLMAANLRGVRESGTAFAVPTYAFMVAILGMALWGFSRYFLGDLPDVSSAKFDLVPEEGYEDGIAGIAGAFLLLRAFSSGCAALTGVEAISNGVPAFKKPKSRNAATTLLLLGTIAVSMLLSIIVLAKVSGLRYAENVVEQLRLDGQAGEATRAGVRFGPTENYPDGLTYVQDPVIGQIAKSVFSNVPLMAAVVTTVTGLILVLAANTAFNGFPVLGSILAQDRYLPRQLHTRGDRLAYSNGIVLLSAFAILLIVAFDAEVTRLIQLYIVGVFVSFTLSQTGMVRHWTRLLRSETDPAARTRMVRSRIINGVGLSVTGLVLVVVLITKFLLGAWIAIAAMVVIFVLMKGIRRHYEAVARELVVDEDEDVMLPARTHVVVLVSKIHKPTMRAVAYARAMRPSTLEAITVSVDAEETRALQADWDRRGIPVPLKVLDSPFREVTDPVIEYVRALRSGSPRDLVTVLIPEYVVGHWWEHLLHNQSALRLKTRLLFTPGVMVTSVPWQLASSAGLAEREEGIAPGASRRGEPPRGGGLS